A region from the Halosolutus gelatinilyticus genome encodes:
- the eif1A gene encoding translation initiation factor eIF-1A, with the protein MSDEEGGRKNLRMPEDDEVFATVTNMLGANRVKVRCADGKERTARIPGKMQKRIWIREDDVVLVEPWDWQDEKADITWRYEKSEADQLRREGHIQ; encoded by the coding sequence ATGAGTGACGAGGAGGGCGGTCGGAAGAACCTCCGAATGCCGGAGGACGACGAGGTCTTCGCGACCGTCACGAACATGCTCGGGGCGAATCGCGTCAAAGTACGGTGTGCCGACGGCAAGGAGCGCACCGCCCGCATTCCCGGCAAGATGCAAAAGCGCATCTGGATCCGGGAAGACGACGTCGTCCTCGTCGAGCCGTGGGACTGGCAGGACGAGAAGGCCGACATCACCTGGCGCTACGAGAAGAGCGAGGCCGACCAGCTGCGCCGCGAAGGCCACATCCAGTAG
- a CDS encoding DUF7470 family protein, translated as MIQKLGPLGIVGLLIVVAGVGLIAHANLLVAVGLALVLVGLGLVVKAIISSMLGAWGMM; from the coding sequence ATGATCCAAAAGCTCGGTCCGCTCGGCATCGTCGGTCTTCTGATCGTCGTCGCCGGCGTCGGCCTCATCGCGCACGCGAACCTCCTTGTCGCCGTCGGGTTGGCGCTCGTGCTCGTCGGGCTCGGCTTGGTCGTGAAGGCGATCATCTCGAGCATGCTCGGCGCCTGGGGGATGATGTGA
- a CDS encoding pyridoxal-phosphate-dependent aminotransferase family protein, translating into MTEKREYRDDYPEKTLYIPGPTEVREDVIAEMSQPMFGHRMDRMTDLYTTIVEDTKEFLGTDNDVVVLTGSGTGFMESSILNLVDENVLVTTCGSFSERQANIAERLGKNVDTLEYEWGQAVKPEDVREALEERDADYDVVTCVMNESSTGVRNPVEEIGDVVAEYPDTYFVVDAVSALGGDYVDIDAHGIDVIFTSVQKAFAMPPGLAVCVVSEDAYERELEKESASWYGGFQRTIDYYDRKGQTHSTPAIPVMLAYRTQMKHMLEEGHDARDERHREMAEYTREWARDHFEMFPEKGYESQTVSCIENTQGINVAETIDAVSEEYDFVFSNGYGSALGEKTFRIGHMGEHDVESIKELTDAIEDVAGL; encoded by the coding sequence GTGACCGAGAAACGCGAATACAGAGACGACTATCCCGAGAAGACGCTGTACATTCCGGGGCCGACCGAGGTGCGCGAGGACGTCATCGCGGAGATGAGCCAGCCGATGTTCGGCCACCGCATGGACCGGATGACCGACCTCTACACGACGATCGTCGAGGATACGAAGGAGTTCCTCGGCACCGACAACGACGTCGTCGTCCTGACGGGGTCTGGGACCGGGTTCATGGAGAGCTCAATCCTCAACCTCGTCGACGAAAACGTCCTCGTGACGACCTGCGGCAGCTTCAGCGAACGCCAGGCGAACATCGCCGAGCGGCTCGGCAAGAACGTCGACACGCTCGAGTACGAGTGGGGGCAGGCGGTCAAACCCGAGGATGTCCGCGAGGCGCTCGAGGAGCGCGACGCCGATTACGACGTCGTCACCTGCGTCATGAACGAGAGTTCGACCGGCGTCCGCAACCCCGTCGAGGAGATCGGCGACGTCGTCGCCGAGTACCCGGACACCTACTTCGTCGTCGACGCCGTCTCCGCGCTGGGCGGCGACTACGTCGACATCGACGCCCACGGGATTGACGTCATCTTTACCTCCGTCCAGAAGGCCTTCGCCATGCCGCCAGGGCTGGCAGTCTGCGTCGTCAGCGAGGACGCCTACGAGCGCGAACTCGAGAAGGAGTCCGCCTCGTGGTACGGCGGCTTCCAGCGGACGATCGACTACTACGATCGGAAGGGCCAGACCCACTCCACGCCGGCGATCCCGGTCATGCTGGCCTACCGCACGCAGATGAAACACATGCTCGAGGAGGGCCACGACGCGCGGGACGAGCGCCACCGCGAGATGGCCGAGTACACCCGGGAATGGGCTCGCGATCACTTCGAGATGTTCCCCGAGAAGGGCTACGAATCCCAGACGGTGAGCTGCATCGAGAATACGCAGGGGATCAACGTCGCCGAGACGATCGACGCCGTCAGCGAGGAGTACGACTTCGTCTTCTCGAACGGCTACGGCTCCGCGCTGGGCGAGAAGACGTTCCGCATCGGCCACATGGGCGAACACGACGTCGAGAGCATCAAAGAACTGACCGATGCGATCGAAGACGTCGCCGGTCTATAG
- a CDS encoding DUF460 domain-containing protein, which produces MSTRTSALDAVVFGVDIQSGDVRGDAPSYALAVYDGDEVSRDVVTHRKLRRLIDDEEPAIVATDNMYELAADKDQLIHFLGSLPTGTKLVQVTGAEQPEPLSRVAKRHGIPYGKEPMKEAEAAARLAAHNVGHEVSAFTDTTTVKVSRGRSTGKGGWSEDRYTRRIHGSVKKRAREVESELEDATLDYEKDVRESYGGYANAVFTVEAPPADIPVSRNRSGDVRVEIERERRDGIEFRPLAKRRDHVVVGIDPGTTTAVAIVSLEGEVLDVWSSRTSDTADVIEWIVERGRPIIVAADVTPMPETVEKFRRSFDAAGWTPATDLPIDEKQHRTRDQSYDDDHQRDAMAAALYAVDAHADQFERIARKLPPGVDRGEVTARVVAGKESVEAVLTDLEEDDDADEEPAKHEPRELTEEEKRIKDLKRQVDRLQSHVKTLEDRLDGKDDRIDDLEAELSAARREERREVRRDREVSRLERKANRLERERDEAREEVETLEKKVERMKALWKLDHSNFSDVSAKKEGLVPVKVVEKFTKGAIREADEQYGLAPGDVVYLRDASGAGKSTADLLAGFEPRVVLKDGGLSEIADEILFDEEIPVGPADDVAMQEVDELAVAREDDVEAVIDDWRERANARRRDRKLEMVDRLISEHRAGDNEA; this is translated from the coding sequence GTGAGTACGCGAACGAGTGCGCTCGACGCAGTCGTTTTCGGAGTCGATATCCAGAGCGGCGACGTGCGCGGCGACGCGCCGTCGTACGCGCTCGCGGTCTACGACGGCGACGAGGTCAGCCGCGACGTCGTCACCCACCGCAAACTCCGGCGACTGATCGACGACGAGGAGCCGGCGATCGTCGCGACGGACAACATGTACGAGCTTGCGGCCGACAAGGATCAGCTGATCCACTTTCTGGGGTCGCTTCCGACCGGAACGAAGCTCGTGCAGGTGACGGGCGCCGAACAGCCCGAGCCGCTCTCTCGCGTCGCGAAACGCCACGGCATCCCCTACGGGAAGGAGCCGATGAAGGAGGCCGAAGCCGCGGCCCGGCTCGCGGCGCACAACGTCGGCCACGAGGTGTCGGCTTTCACCGACACCACGACGGTCAAGGTCTCGCGGGGCCGCTCCACCGGAAAGGGCGGCTGGAGCGAGGATCGCTACACGCGGCGCATCCACGGCTCGGTCAAGAAACGCGCTCGCGAAGTCGAATCCGAACTGGAAGACGCCACCCTCGACTACGAGAAGGACGTTCGGGAATCCTACGGCGGCTACGCCAACGCCGTCTTCACCGTGGAGGCCCCGCCGGCCGACATCCCAGTCTCCCGAAACCGATCGGGCGACGTCCGCGTCGAGATCGAGCGCGAACGGCGCGACGGCATCGAGTTCCGGCCGCTTGCGAAGCGCCGCGATCACGTCGTCGTCGGGATCGATCCGGGGACGACAACGGCCGTCGCGATCGTTTCGCTCGAAGGCGAAGTGCTGGACGTCTGGAGTTCGCGCACGAGCGACACCGCGGACGTGATCGAGTGGATCGTCGAGCGCGGCCGGCCGATCATCGTCGCAGCCGACGTGACGCCGATGCCCGAGACGGTCGAGAAGTTCCGCCGGAGCTTCGACGCCGCCGGCTGGACCCCCGCGACGGACCTGCCGATCGACGAGAAGCAACACCGCACTCGCGATCAGTCCTACGACGACGACCACCAGCGGGATGCGATGGCCGCCGCGCTGTACGCGGTCGACGCCCACGCGGACCAGTTCGAGCGCATCGCTCGCAAACTCCCGCCCGGCGTCGATCGCGGCGAGGTCACGGCCCGCGTCGTCGCCGGCAAGGAGAGCGTCGAAGCCGTCCTCACCGATCTGGAAGAGGACGACGATGCCGACGAGGAACCCGCGAAACACGAGCCGCGGGAGCTTACGGAGGAGGAAAAGCGGATCAAGGACCTGAAACGGCAGGTCGATCGCCTCCAGTCGCACGTAAAGACCCTCGAGGATCGGCTCGACGGGAAGGATGACCGCATCGACGACCTCGAAGCGGAGCTGAGCGCCGCCCGTCGGGAGGAACGCAGGGAAGTCCGGCGCGATCGCGAGGTGAGCCGACTCGAACGCAAGGCGAACCGCCTGGAGCGCGAACGCGACGAGGCGCGCGAGGAGGTCGAGACCCTCGAGAAGAAGGTCGAGCGGATGAAGGCCCTCTGGAAGCTGGACCACTCGAACTTCAGCGACGTCTCGGCGAAGAAGGAGGGGCTCGTCCCCGTGAAAGTCGTCGAGAAGTTCACGAAGGGAGCGATCCGCGAGGCCGACGAGCAGTACGGCCTCGCGCCCGGCGACGTCGTCTACCTCCGGGACGCCAGCGGCGCCGGCAAGTCGACGGCCGACCTCCTCGCGGGGTTCGAGCCGCGGGTCGTGCTCAAGGACGGCGGCCTCTCCGAGATCGCCGACGAGATCCTCTTCGACGAGGAGATCCCCGTCGGCCCGGCCGACGACGTCGCCATGCAGGAGGTCGACGAACTCGCCGTCGCCCGCGAGGACGACGTCGAGGCCGTGATCGACGACTGGCGCGAGCGGGCGAACGCCCGCCGGCGCGATCGGAAACTGGAGATGGTCGATCGACTCATCAGCGAACACCGCGCGGGCGACAACGAGGCGTGA
- a CDS encoding FAD-binding oxidoreductase: MTRSSQPEDTEVDAVQENIRGKLIEPADPEYDDARTIWNAMIDRYPAFVAQCTGAADVIAAVNFAREHDLLVAVRGGGHNVAGNAVCDDGLVIDLSAMNGVRVDPETKTVRVGGGATMGDLDHETQAFGLATTGGVVSTTGVAGLTLGGGLGRLDREFGLTIDNLLSADVVTADGELVYTSEDDHADLFWGLQGGGGNFGIVTSLEFQLHDVGPDVLVGQVIHPIEAAADVLHYYRKFMADAPDHVQCSAIFSQVPALPEFPQELHGQTVLVLVPFCSNANNEAEELLEPVRTFGDPIEDTVQPQQYTTYQQSSDKLFQAGHRNYWKSHFMNGLSEGAIDTIIEHVTPIPSPFTTVFFEWMGGAIRQVDPSATAFPHRDAAFSFTVAPKWTDPGRDDELISWAREFHEAMSPYAADGVYVNYLDDDEEDRVRTAYGERYERLVDLKNEWDPTNLFRMNQNIKPTV; encoded by the coding sequence ATGACACGATCATCACAACCTGAAGACACAGAAGTCGATGCCGTTCAAGAGAATATACGAGGGAAATTGATCGAGCCAGCCGACCCCGAGTACGACGACGCCCGGACGATCTGGAACGCGATGATCGACCGCTATCCCGCGTTCGTCGCCCAGTGTACTGGCGCGGCAGACGTCATCGCGGCAGTAAACTTCGCCCGTGAACACGACCTCCTTGTCGCCGTCAGGGGCGGCGGGCACAACGTCGCCGGAAACGCAGTCTGTGACGACGGTCTGGTGATCGACCTCTCGGCCATGAACGGGGTGCGAGTCGATCCCGAGACAAAGACGGTTCGTGTCGGCGGTGGAGCGACAATGGGCGACCTCGACCACGAAACGCAGGCGTTCGGTCTCGCCACCACAGGAGGAGTCGTCTCGACCACTGGCGTGGCCGGCCTCACACTCGGAGGCGGTCTCGGCCGACTCGATCGGGAATTCGGCCTTACCATCGACAATCTCCTGTCGGCGGACGTCGTCACCGCGGATGGTGAGTTAGTCTACACCAGCGAGGACGACCACGCGGACCTCTTCTGGGGTCTCCAGGGCGGGGGCGGAAATTTCGGTATCGTCACCTCGTTGGAGTTCCAGCTCCACGACGTCGGACCGGACGTGCTGGTCGGCCAGGTGATCCACCCCATTGAGGCCGCTGCGGACGTCCTACACTATTACCGCAAGTTTATGGCCGATGCGCCGGACCACGTCCAGTGTTCGGCCATCTTCAGCCAAGTTCCGGCACTTCCCGAGTTTCCCCAGGAACTCCACGGACAGACGGTCTTGGTCCTGGTTCCGTTCTGCTCTAACGCCAATAACGAGGCAGAGGAGTTGCTCGAGCCCGTCCGAACCTTCGGGGATCCAATAGAAGATACCGTGCAACCGCAACAGTATACGACGTACCAACAGAGTTCCGACAAGCTGTTTCAAGCGGGTCACCGGAACTACTGGAAATCGCATTTCATGAACGGCCTGTCCGAAGGGGCGATCGACACGATAATTGAGCACGTTACGCCGATCCCGTCGCCGTTCACCACGGTGTTCTTCGAATGGATGGGCGGCGCGATACGCCAGGTGGACCCCTCTGCGACCGCCTTCCCGCATAGAGATGCGGCGTTCTCGTTTACGGTAGCACCCAAATGGACGGATCCCGGACGGGATGACGAACTCATCTCGTGGGCCCGAGAGTTCCACGAGGCCATGAGTCCCTATGCGGCTGACGGCGTCTATGTGAACTACCTCGACGACGACGAGGAAGACAGAGTCCGGACAGCTTACGGCGAGCGGTACGAACGGTTGGTCGATCTCAAGAACGAGTGGGATCCCACGAACCTCTTCCGCATGAACCAGAACATCAAGCCGACCGTTTGA
- a CDS encoding aldo/keto reductase, whose protein sequence is MEYTTLGSTGMAVSKICLGCMSFGSDREWMLDADESRELIERAIDLGITFFDTANVYSAGESEEILGDILADYDRDRLVVASKVRFTGANDHRNARGLSRKTIEQELDHSLDRLGMDALDLYQIHRWDYDTPIETTMRALDAAVRRGAVRHVGASSMWAHQFLEARRVSEREGLAPFETMQNLYHLAYREEEREMYPVCNEYDVGTIPWSPLGAGYLARPHEEFRTTTRADHEIENAGVPYHEFPVSREINERVQELADEYDATMAQISLAWHFQNDNVTAPIVGTSSIEHLEEAVEALGISLSSSDVEYLEAPYEPVAVYGHE, encoded by the coding sequence ATGGAGTACACCACCCTCGGTTCGACCGGGATGGCGGTCAGCAAGATCTGTCTGGGCTGCATGAGCTTCGGCAGCGATCGCGAGTGGATGCTCGACGCGGACGAGAGCCGCGAGTTGATCGAGCGCGCGATCGATCTCGGGATCACCTTCTTCGATACGGCGAACGTCTACTCCGCGGGCGAGAGCGAGGAGATTCTGGGAGACATCCTCGCGGACTACGATCGCGATCGGCTGGTCGTCGCCTCGAAGGTCCGCTTTACGGGGGCGAACGACCACCGGAACGCCCGCGGCCTGTCGCGAAAGACGATCGAGCAGGAACTCGACCACTCCCTCGACCGGCTCGGGATGGACGCCCTCGATCTCTACCAGATCCACCGCTGGGATTACGATACGCCGATCGAGACGACGATGCGCGCGTTAGACGCCGCAGTTCGCCGCGGAGCGGTGCGCCACGTCGGCGCGTCCTCGATGTGGGCCCACCAGTTCCTCGAAGCGCGCCGGGTGAGCGAGCGCGAGGGGTTGGCGCCGTTCGAGACGATGCAGAACCTCTACCACCTGGCCTACCGCGAGGAGGAACGGGAGATGTACCCCGTCTGTAACGAGTACGACGTCGGCACGATTCCGTGGAGCCCGCTCGGTGCGGGCTACCTCGCGCGGCCCCACGAGGAGTTCCGGACGACGACCCGGGCCGACCACGAGATCGAGAACGCCGGCGTTCCGTACCACGAATTCCCCGTCAGCCGGGAGATCAACGAGCGCGTCCAGGAACTGGCCGACGAGTACGATGCCACCATGGCCCAGATCTCGCTGGCGTGGCACTTCCAGAACGACAACGTGACGGCGCCGATCGTCGGCACGTCCAGCATCGAGCACCTGGAGGAGGCCGTCGAGGCGCTCGGCATCTCCCTCTCGAGTTCGGACGTCGAGTACCTCGAAGCGCCCTACGAGCCGGTGGCCGTGTACGGCCACGAGTAG
- a CDS encoding MFS transporter — MHEHDRDRAVLAAVVFAVLFSQVLLYPGVATLVETLGADATTSAFTATALDASMWFLVAEFAAYIAFVGVWGLASDATGRRTPFIVAGSLAGAVGYAALALVASIGSIPFEGVLLVRVFQGAMTIGAFSLTMTMLMDLEGGHGRNMGAAGIAIGLGAALGAPVGGQLTELAPLAPLLAAAGLLVCVGGLVSFVEDRAPDNRRTLGALVGGLRRRPTLSIPYAFGFVDRLTAGFFALVGTLYFQTRFGLDPGTTGLLLACFFAPFALLQYPMGALSDRIGRTIPIVVGSICYGVGILAVGAASSVPIAALAMVLVGVLGALVAPATMALVTDIAVESERGVAMAGFNLAGSLGFLGGFLVGGTVAGAYSYGLAFLIVGGLEIAIAIVAVPAFLRVSANRAGRFGPGDRNDA, encoded by the coding sequence GTGCACGAACACGATCGCGACCGAGCGGTGCTCGCCGCCGTCGTCTTCGCGGTGTTGTTCTCCCAGGTGCTGCTCTACCCGGGCGTGGCGACGCTGGTCGAGACGCTGGGGGCGGACGCGACGACCTCGGCGTTCACCGCGACGGCGCTCGACGCCAGCATGTGGTTTCTGGTCGCCGAGTTCGCCGCTTACATCGCCTTCGTCGGCGTCTGGGGACTCGCGAGCGACGCGACGGGGCGACGGACGCCGTTCATCGTCGCCGGGTCGCTGGCGGGAGCGGTCGGGTACGCGGCGCTCGCGCTCGTCGCCTCGATCGGGTCGATCCCGTTCGAGGGGGTCCTGCTCGTCCGCGTCTTCCAGGGCGCGATGACCATCGGCGCGTTCTCGCTCACGATGACCATGCTGATGGATCTCGAGGGCGGTCACGGTCGAAACATGGGCGCCGCGGGGATCGCGATCGGTCTCGGCGCGGCGCTCGGCGCGCCCGTCGGCGGGCAGCTGACGGAACTCGCTCCGCTCGCGCCGCTGCTCGCCGCCGCGGGACTTCTCGTCTGCGTCGGCGGGCTCGTCTCGTTCGTCGAGGACCGCGCGCCCGACAATCGCCGGACCCTTGGCGCGCTCGTCGGCGGCCTCCGGCGGCGGCCGACGCTGTCGATCCCGTACGCGTTCGGCTTCGTCGATCGGCTGACGGCGGGTTTTTTCGCGCTCGTCGGCACCCTCTACTTCCAGACGCGGTTCGGGCTCGACCCCGGGACGACCGGTCTGTTGCTCGCGTGCTTTTTCGCCCCGTTCGCGCTGTTGCAGTACCCGATGGGCGCGCTCTCCGATCGGATCGGTCGCACGATTCCGATCGTCGTCGGCTCGATCTGTTACGGCGTCGGCATCCTCGCGGTCGGCGCTGCGTCGTCGGTACCGATCGCCGCACTCGCCATGGTCCTCGTCGGCGTCCTCGGCGCGCTCGTCGCGCCGGCGACGATGGCGCTGGTCACCGACATCGCGGTCGAGAGCGAGCGCGGCGTCGCGATGGCGGGGTTCAACCTCGCCGGAAGCCTCGGCTTTCTCGGCGGCTTTCTCGTCGGCGGCACCGTCGCCGGCGCCTACTCGTACGGGCTCGCCTTCCTGATCGTCGGCGGGCTCGAGATCGCTATTGCGATCGTCGCGGTGCCGGCGTTCCTCCGGGTCTCCGCGAACCGGGCCGGCCGATTCGGACCCGGCGATCGAAATGACGCCTAG
- a CDS encoding DMT family transporter, producing the protein MTGKRDLSLFVALAIVWGTAFGAIEVGLATLPPILFAALRLDVATLLFTAGIAVYGLEWRPRTRDDWIAIGVGGVLLVGGHYGLLFLGQSHVSSAVAAIVLSLTPVVTPPLAIAVLPQERLRAPAAVGLLLGLAGVIVVALSGGSLGGQAVGVVLLFAAAFVFALGSVLIERAEETLPVVPLQTWAMGVGALALHGLSYVHPGESVPAASAWTSTTIAALAYLGVVATAGGFLAYFVLLDRIGASQLSLVSYASPVVAALVGWALLGETITLATIGGFGLIVLGFALCKIGALWKTAGPVVGYGPHRPTGAIADDDPDRWVVDRNGNAYVAASGRGAEGRTSAPGAD; encoded by the coding sequence ATGACTGGAAAGCGAGATCTCTCCCTCTTCGTCGCGCTCGCGATCGTCTGGGGGACCGCCTTCGGCGCGATCGAGGTCGGCCTGGCGACGCTGCCGCCGATCCTCTTCGCCGCGCTCCGCCTCGACGTCGCGACGCTGCTGTTTACGGCCGGAATCGCCGTCTACGGGCTCGAGTGGCGCCCGCGGACGCGGGACGACTGGATCGCGATCGGCGTCGGCGGCGTGCTGCTGGTCGGCGGCCACTACGGCCTGCTGTTCCTCGGCCAGTCGCACGTCTCGAGCGCGGTCGCCGCGATCGTCCTGAGTCTGACGCCGGTCGTGACGCCGCCGCTCGCGATCGCCGTGCTCCCGCAGGAGCGACTCCGGGCGCCCGCCGCCGTCGGACTGCTCCTCGGACTCGCCGGGGTGATCGTCGTGGCGCTGTCGGGCGGATCGCTCGGCGGGCAGGCCGTCGGCGTCGTCCTGCTGTTCGCCGCCGCGTTCGTGTTCGCGCTCGGCTCGGTCTTGATCGAACGCGCCGAGGAGACGCTTCCGGTCGTCCCGCTGCAGACGTGGGCGATGGGCGTCGGCGCCCTCGCGCTACACGGCCTGAGCTACGTGCACCCCGGCGAATCCGTTCCCGCCGCGTCAGCGTGGACATCCACGACGATCGCCGCGCTCGCCTACCTGGGGGTCGTCGCCACCGCCGGCGGCTTCCTCGCGTACTTCGTCCTGCTCGATCGCATCGGCGCGAGCCAGCTCAGCCTCGTCAGTTACGCCTCGCCCGTCGTCGCGGCTCTCGTCGGCTGGGCGCTGCTGGGCGAGACGATCACGCTTGCGACGATCGGCGGGTTCGGACTGATCGTCCTCGGGTTCGCCCTGTGTAAGATCGGCGCCCTCTGGAAGACCGCGGGGCCGGTCGTCGGGTACGGCCCGCACCGGCCGACGGGCGCGATCGCCGACGACGATCCGGACCGCTGGGTCGTCGACCGGAACGGGAACGCCTACGTCGCGGCGTCGGGTCGCGGCGCCGAGGGGCGGACGAGCGCGCCGGGTGCCGACTGA
- a CDS encoding DUF7513 family protein has translation MSVLEKFLSGWHFRTTKPALTPDTEVNVFVSEINGDGVGVARIGDTRLYVEGAGPEQVEKRVRVRVTEFDELKSTGRGEYLETVGESSYTG, from the coding sequence ATGAGCGTCCTCGAGAAGTTCCTGAGCGGCTGGCACTTCCGCACGACGAAACCGGCGCTCACGCCCGATACCGAGGTAAACGTCTTCGTCTCGGAGATCAACGGCGACGGCGTCGGCGTCGCCCGAATCGGCGACACCCGCCTCTACGTCGAGGGTGCCGGCCCCGAACAGGTCGAAAAGCGCGTCCGCGTCCGCGTAACCGAGTTCGACGAATTGAAGTCGACGGGCCGCGGCGAGTATCTCGAGACGGTCGGCGAGAGTTCCTACACCGGCTGA
- a CDS encoding Na+/H+ antiporter NhaC family protein: MTDGSDPTEPDADPGEAFVEPTSTNPDVSFYGGRGMSAIPILFFILWAIVQTAFLRISSEEGLVAGILLGLIVGMFFVKGSWKDYANTIFEGMTQPVAVTAIVAWIWAGMFAETLQAGGFVEGLVWLADLAGVGAALFPAITFVLAALLATGIGTGYGTTIAFVALFFPAGVLLGANPVLLFGAILSGAVFGDNLAPVSDTTIVSAVTQDADIGGVVASRFKYAIVAAALAFVGYVLVGGALPGLDIGGNAREILLAQSEPLGLVHLLSMGAVIVMAVAGRHIVEAISWGIVVAVAANLLFGLASASDIVVFGAPSDAPAADALAALPIVEIVGDGTDPFVGGSIVEGAAGFFPLSILVLFIIAAAQIMIRGGAFQAILDWSIDTLATNVRNAELTMVGSAALINATITINTAAEVAIGPYISKIGERFNINGYRRANILDAQTAALGYIFPWSGGVLVGYSTMQELPGTYDWFEQSMVVNPIEVVPFVFHGWLLVAVFVLAAITGFGREYLIDRESEEVARV, from the coding sequence ATGACAGACGGTAGCGACCCGACGGAACCGGACGCGGATCCGGGCGAGGCGTTCGTAGAGCCGACGAGTACGAACCCGGACGTGTCGTTCTACGGCGGACGAGGGATGAGCGCGATCCCGATCCTCTTTTTCATCCTCTGGGCCATCGTCCAGACGGCATTCCTGCGGATCTCCTCCGAGGAAGGCCTGGTCGCGGGCATTCTGCTCGGGTTGATCGTCGGGATGTTCTTCGTGAAGGGATCGTGGAAGGACTACGCGAATACGATCTTCGAGGGCATGACCCAGCCGGTCGCCGTGACGGCGATCGTCGCCTGGATCTGGGCCGGCATGTTCGCCGAGACGCTGCAGGCCGGCGGCTTCGTCGAGGGGCTCGTCTGGCTGGCCGACCTGGCGGGGGTCGGCGCGGCGCTGTTCCCGGCGATCACGTTCGTTCTGGCCGCACTGCTGGCGACCGGCATCGGCACGGGCTACGGGACGACGATCGCGTTCGTCGCGCTGTTCTTCCCAGCGGGCGTGTTGCTCGGCGCCAACCCGGTCTTGCTGTTCGGGGCGATCCTCTCCGGCGCAGTCTTCGGCGACAATCTCGCACCGGTCAGCGACACGACGATCGTCAGCGCCGTCACGCAGGACGCGGACATCGGGGGCGTCGTCGCCTCCCGGTTCAAGTACGCGATCGTGGCCGCGGCCCTGGCGTTCGTCGGCTACGTCCTCGTCGGCGGCGCCCTGCCCGGACTCGACATCGGCGGCAACGCGCGCGAAATCCTGCTCGCCCAGAGCGAGCCGCTCGGACTCGTGCACCTGCTCTCGATGGGCGCGGTGATCGTGATGGCCGTCGCCGGCCGACACATCGTGGAGGCGATCTCCTGGGGGATCGTCGTCGCCGTGGCGGCGAACCTCCTGTTCGGGCTTGCGTCCGCGAGCGACATCGTCGTCTTCGGAGCGCCGAGCGACGCGCCGGCCGCCGACGCGCTCGCGGCGTTGCCGATCGTCGAGATCGTCGGCGACGGGACGGATCCGTTCGTCGGCGGCAGCATCGTCGAGGGCGCGGCGGGCTTCTTCCCGCTGTCAATCCTCGTGCTGTTCATCATCGCCGCTGCCCAGATCATGATCCGGGGCGGCGCGTTCCAGGCGATCCTCGACTGGTCGATCGACACCTTGGCGACCAACGTCCGCAACGCCGAACTGACGATGGTCGGATCGGCGGCGTTGATCAACGCGACGATCACGATCAACACCGCCGCCGAGGTGGCGATCGGCCCCTACATCTCGAAGATCGGCGAGCGGTTCAACATCAACGGCTACCGGCGGGCGAACATCTTGGACGCCCAGACGGCCGCGCTCGGCTACATCTTCCCGTGGTCCGGCGGCGTGCTGGTCGGCTATTCGACGATGCAGGAACTTCCGGGGACGTACGACTGGTTCGAGCAGTCGATGGTCGTCAACCCGATCGAGGTCGTGCCGTTCGTCTTCCACGGCTGGCTGCTGGTGGCGGTGTTCGTCCTCGCGGCGATCACCGGCTTCGGACGGGAGTACCTCATCGATCGCGAGTCCGAGGAGGTGGCTCGCGTATGA
- a CDS encoding cupredoxin domain-containing protein — protein sequence MTQDDNLSRRKAMKLAGAAAATAVVAGCSSGGDGGDGGDGGDGGDGGDGGDGGDGGDGGDTYDIDPGTIELEANMSGWKGVSPSAIEGVENPTLVLQDGEDYEIGWNKGDGQKHNLQLRNENDEVVQDYETELSSEGGDDQFISFTAASEIVKYRCKPHSPMEGEIQVK from the coding sequence ATGACACAAGACGACAACCTCTCACGGCGCAAAGCCATGAAGCTCGCGGGCGCGGCGGCCGCGACCGCAGTCGTTGCGGGATGTAGCAGCGGCGGCGACGGCGGCGACGGCGGCGACGGTGGCGACGGTGGCGACGGTGGCGACGGTGGCGACGGTGGCGATGGCGGCGACGGCGGCGACACCTACGATATCGATCCGGGTACGATCGAACTCGAAGCCAACATGAGCGGCTGGAAGGGTGTCTCCCCGTCCGCCATCGAGGGCGTCGAGAACCCGACGCTCGTCCTTCAGGACGGCGAAGACTACGAGATCGGCTGGAACAAGGGCGATGGTCAGAAACACAACCTCCAGCTCCGCAATGAGAACGATGAAGTCGTCCAGGACTACGAGACGGAGCTTAGCTCCGAAGGCGGCGACGACCAGTTCATCTCGTTCACCGCCGCCAGCGAAATCGTCAAGTATCGTTGCAAGCCCCACTCCCCGATGGAAGGGGAGATTCAGGTCAAATAA